Proteins encoded by one window of Labrus bergylta chromosome 2, fLabBer1.1, whole genome shotgun sequence:
- the LOC109981584 gene encoding phospholipid phosphatase 1 has product MFDASGIPLVVLDVTCLILAGLPFFILTPQHNPFKRGFFCNDETIRYPLKEDTISYQLLGGVMIPFTLIVIVCGECLSVYLCRIKNQSLGTKYVACVYKVVGSYVFGAAASQSLTDIAKYSIGRLRPHFLAVCKPSWDRINCKAGGYIENFTCNGDKFLVDEARLSFFSGHSSFSMYCMLFLVLYIQARLKSEWARLLRPTIQFFLIATAVYVGLSRVSDYKHHWSDVLAGLLQGGLVAIFTAFGVSNFFEQPVDPVVSQEEASHTSLQENPSNGNHYGSTE; this is encoded by the exons CTGGACTTCCATTTTTCATCCTCACCCCTCAACACAACCCTTTCAAACGGGGTTTCTTCTGTAACGATGAGACGATCAGATACCCGCTCAAAGAGGACACCATATCCTACCAGCTGCTGGGAGGAGTCATGATCCCCTTCACTCTCATTGTG ATCGTCTGTGGCGAGTGCCTTTCTGTTTACCTGTGTCGCATCAAGAACCAGTCCTTGGGGACTAAGTATGTGGCCTGTGTCTACAAAGTGGTGGGGAGCTACGTGTTCGGAGCTGCTGCTAGCCAGTCTCTGACGGACATTGCTAAGTACTCCATTGGCCGCCTGAGGCCACACTTCCTGGCTGTGTGCAAACCGTCCTGGGATCGCATCAACTGCAAAGCCGGTGGCTACATCGAGAACTTCACCTGCAATGGAGACAAGTTTCTAGTAGATGAAGCCAG GCTGTCCTTCTTCTCCGGTCATTCCTCCTTCTCTATGTACTGCATGCTGTTCCTTGTA CTGTACATTCAAGCCAGGCTGAAGTCGGAGTGGGCGAGGCTCCTGCGTCCCACCATCCAGTTCTTCCTGATAGCCACTGCGGTGTATGTGGGTCTGTCCCGGGTGTCAGACTATAAACATCACTGGAGTGACGTGCTCGCCGGCCTCCTGCAAGGGGGTTTGGTTGCTATTTTCACA GCGTTCGGTGTGTCAAATTTTTTTGAACAGCCGGTGGATCCGGTGGTGTCACAAGAAGAAGCCTCACACACCAGTTTACAGGAAAACCCTTCCAATGGGAACCACTACGGCAGCACTGAGTGA